The following are encoded in a window of Halodesulfovibrio sp. genomic DNA:
- the murG gene encoding undecaprenyldiphospho-muramoylpentapeptide beta-N-acetylglucosaminyltransferase — protein MKRVVLTTGGTGGHVFPALAVAEEIRRRFPNVEFLFIGGKYGPERQMVEKAGIRFVGLPVRGVLGRGIKAIGAVVGLGLSTLKSMRIIRSFAPDVVIGFGGYAAVAGCLGGKACGIPVAIHEQNSVPGLTNRLLSKIAQRIFISLPDEHEYFEPDYTVLTGNPVRAAIADIRSASKKYDAAAPSVLICGGSLGAKAVNSAVVDMLPTLKELGCSVHHQTGKADYERIKSAYVAAQMQNCIVEPFVDDMAAAYASADLVICRAGATTIAELTVAGKPALFIPFPHATHNHQVHNARYLETKGAAVVVEEHELVQKDMNALVTELLQSNETLQSMSDAAKKLGRPEAAANVVSCILDLLPKAPLESLVHPYKDEPETNESTD, from the coding sequence ATGAAACGAGTAGTATTAACCACTGGCGGTACTGGCGGGCATGTTTTTCCTGCTTTGGCTGTTGCCGAAGAAATTCGTAGACGTTTTCCGAATGTTGAGTTTCTTTTTATTGGCGGAAAATACGGTCCAGAACGGCAGATGGTAGAAAAAGCAGGTATCCGGTTTGTAGGATTACCTGTACGCGGCGTACTTGGTCGCGGCATAAAAGCAATCGGCGCAGTGGTTGGGCTTGGTTTATCCACACTCAAATCTATGCGCATTATTCGTAGTTTTGCACCGGACGTTGTTATCGGCTTTGGCGGGTATGCTGCTGTTGCCGGATGTCTGGGTGGGAAAGCATGCGGTATCCCCGTAGCAATTCACGAGCAGAACTCTGTTCCCGGACTAACAAACAGATTGTTGAGCAAAATTGCACAGCGAATTTTTATCTCATTACCGGATGAACATGAATATTTTGAACCAGATTACACCGTCCTGACTGGTAACCCTGTACGTGCAGCCATTGCGGATATTCGCAGTGCATCAAAAAAGTATGACGCTGCTGCACCGTCTGTTTTGATTTGTGGCGGAAGTCTTGGCGCAAAAGCTGTGAACAGTGCAGTGGTGGATATGCTGCCTACTCTTAAAGAGCTTGGCTGTTCTGTCCATCATCAGACTGGCAAGGCGGATTATGAGCGTATTAAGTCCGCCTATGTTGCAGCGCAAATGCAGAACTGCATCGTTGAACCTTTTGTAGACGATATGGCAGCGGCGTACGCTTCTGCTGATCTGGTCATCTGTCGAGCTGGGGCAACAACCATTGCCGAGCTGACAGTTGCTGGAAAACCTGCACTGTTTATTCCTTTCCCTCATGCAACGCATAATCACCAAGTGCATAATGCCCGTTATCTGGAAACAAAGGGCGCTGCTGTTGTGGTGGAAGAACATGAGCTTGTTCAAAAAGATATGAACGCACTTGTGACTGAGTTATTGCAAAGTAACGAAACGCTCCAGTCTATGAGTGATGCAGCGAAAAAACTTGGTAGACCAGAAGCCGCAGCAAATGTTGTGAGCTGTATTCTTGATTTGCTGCCCAAAGCTCCCCTTGAATCTCTGGTGCATCCTTACAAGGATGAGCCGGAAACTAATGAATCAACGGATTAG
- the murC gene encoding UDP-N-acetylmuramate--L-alanine ligase, translating into MISKIKNIHMVGIGGSGMSGIAEVLLNLDFTVSGSDLSDGAPVQRLRALGATVNIGHAEENITDAQVVVRSTAISEENPEIKAAAKLGIPIIPRAEMLAELMRLRLGIAIAGTHGKTTTTSLTAAIFDEANTDPTVIIGGRLNAYGANARLGAGEFLIAEADESDGSFLCLFPIITVVTNVDCDHLDFYSGQEEIDAAFIQFMNSVPFYGANVVCGDDKGVQRLIPQVKRRVITYGFDEENDIRAVEKSCREKSEFTVFVDGKEVGDVLLSQPGRHNILNALGAIGVAIESGIAPEKCISGLTGFNGVGRRFERKGERNGILVIDDYGHHPVEVAATIHTARQCFPDRRLVVAFQPHRFSRTQALFGQFCTAFEGVDKLLLTEIYPASESPIPGINGESLAHGIRQASSTKVEYCEDFAAVSAKLPDELKEGDVFITLGAGNIWTVGQGYLDGAN; encoded by the coding sequence ATGATTTCTAAAATTAAAAATATTCACATGGTCGGCATTGGCGGTTCTGGTATGAGCGGCATTGCTGAAGTGTTACTTAATCTTGATTTCACCGTGTCCGGTTCAGACCTGTCTGACGGTGCACCTGTGCAGCGCCTTCGTGCTCTTGGGGCAACTGTTAATATTGGACACGCGGAAGAGAATATTACGGATGCACAGGTTGTTGTGCGATCTACAGCTATTTCTGAAGAGAACCCAGAAATCAAAGCAGCTGCAAAGCTGGGGATTCCTATTATTCCTCGTGCCGAGATGCTTGCAGAGCTTATGCGCTTGCGCCTTGGTATCGCCATCGCCGGAACTCATGGCAAAACGACAACCACCTCATTAACCGCAGCTATTTTTGACGAAGCTAATACAGACCCTACCGTTATCATCGGTGGTCGTTTGAATGCTTACGGTGCTAACGCTCGTTTGGGTGCAGGTGAGTTTTTGATTGCGGAAGCCGATGAGTCTGACGGCTCGTTCTTGTGTTTATTCCCGATTATCACTGTTGTTACCAATGTAGATTGCGATCACCTCGATTTTTACTCCGGTCAGGAAGAAATCGATGCTGCATTCATCCAATTTATGAACAGCGTTCCTTTCTATGGAGCTAACGTAGTTTGTGGTGATGATAAAGGGGTTCAGCGTCTAATCCCGCAAGTAAAACGGCGGGTTATTACCTACGGTTTCGATGAAGAAAACGATATCCGTGCTGTTGAAAAGTCCTGTAGGGAAAAATCAGAATTTACTGTTTTTGTGGATGGAAAAGAAGTTGGCGATGTGCTGCTTTCTCAACCGGGACGTCACAATATTTTAAATGCACTGGGCGCAATAGGTGTCGCAATTGAGTCCGGCATTGCCCCTGAAAAATGTATTTCCGGTTTGACGGGTTTTAATGGCGTTGGACGTCGCTTTGAGCGTAAAGGTGAACGTAACGGTATACTCGTTATTGATGATTACGGTCATCATCCTGTAGAGGTTGCAGCCACTATCCATACCGCTCGTCAGTGTTTTCCTGACCGCAGGCTGGTTGTGGCGTTTCAGCCGCACCGTTTCAGCCGCACGCAGGCGTTGTTCGGTCAGTTCTGCACTGCATTTGAAGGTGTAGATAAATTATTGCTGACTGAGATTTATCCAGCATCAGAATCTCCGATTCCGGGCATTAATGGCGAATCATTAGCGCACGGCATTCGACAGGCGTCTTCCACTAAGGTTGAATATTGTGAAGATTTCGCGGCTGTATCTGCAAAGCTACCGGATGAACTGAAAGAAGGTGACGTGTTTATTACCCTAGGCGCGGGCAACATTTGGACTGTCGGTCAAGGGTATTTGGACGGAGCTAACTAA